A region from the Triticum urartu cultivar G1812 chromosome 1, Tu2.1, whole genome shotgun sequence genome encodes:
- the LOC125516978 gene encoding DUF21 domain-containing protein At4g14240-like, which yields MAAVAGAGRARGASLAAAVRAVAATARPASSAAAAAGVSVAAVVLEGNDTPFGSVGWWAYAGISCFLVLFAGIMSGLTLGLMSLGLVELEILQRSGTDSEKAQAATILPVVQKQHQLLVTLLLCNAVAMEALPIFLDRIFHPVVAVVLSVTFVLAFGEVIPQAICTRYGLAVGANFVWLVRILMIMCYPIAYPIGKLLDCALGHNESALFRRAQLKALVSIHSKEAGKGGELTHDETTIISGALDLTEKTAQEAMTPIESTFSLDVDSKLDWEAIGKILARGHSRVPVYSGNPRNVIGLLLVKSLLTVRAETETPVSAVSIRRIPRVPADMPLYDILNEFQKGSSHMAAVVKARPKNPPADTTEPNMEAAGATQLTAPLLSNAEERAESVVVDIEAPHSRQTNGNKHHSVQQNDKPSNGVGRSSEDIEEGEVIGIITLEDVFEELLQEEIVDETDEYVDVHKRIRVAAAAAASSVARAPSVRRLTAQKASGAQSRQGQAGQPAGILKKPATEGDSNPSKQVNLVEPLLENRR from the exons atggcggcggtggccggagccggGAGGGCGAGGGGGGCGAGCCTGGCGGCGGCCGTGCGGGCCGTCGCGGCGACGGCGCGCCCGGCGTCGAGCGCCGCTGCCGCGGCGGGGGTGAGCGTGGCGGCGGTCGTCCTCGAGGGGAATGACACGCCATTCGGGTCGGTCGGGTGGTGGGCGTACGCCGGCATCTCCTGCTTCCTGGTGCTCTTCGCCGGGATCATGTCGGGGCTCACCCTCGGGCTCATGTCGCTCGGCCTCGTCGAGCTCGAGATCCTCCAGCGCAGCGGCACCGACTCCGAGAAGGCGCAGGCTG CTACTATCCTTCCAGTTGTTCAAAAGCAGCACCAACTTCTTGTCACCCTGCTACTGTGTAATGCTGTTGCCATGGAG GCTCTTCCTATATTCCTTGACAGGATTTTTCATCCTGTTGTCGCTGTTGTCTTGTCAGTAACATTTGTTCTTGCTTTTGGAGAG GTTATACCACAAGCAATCTGTACTAGGTATGGGTTGGCGGTGGGTGCTAACTTTGTATGGCTTGTACGTATCCTCATGATCATGTGCTATCCTATTGCATACCCTATTGGGAAG CTCCTAGACTGCGCTCTTGGGCATAATGAATCTGCACTCTTTAGGCGAGCTCAACTGAAAGCTCTTGTTTCTATACACAGCAAAGAG GCTGGTAAGGGTGGGGAGCTTACCCACGATGAGACTACAATCATAAGTGGAGCTTTGGACTTGACTGAAAAG ACTGCTCAAGAAGCTATGACACCTATCGAATCAACTTTCTCACTAGACGTGGACTCCAAATTGGATTG GGAAGCAATTGGTAAAATTCTTGCCCGGGGCCACAGCCGTGTGCCCGTGTACTCAGGAAACCCTAGAAATGTTATTGGCCTCCTGTTG GTGAAAAGTCTTCTGACAGTTCGTGCTGAAACAGAGACACCAGTTAGTGCGGTTTCCATTCGAAGGATTCCGAG GGTTCCGGCGGACATGCCTTTGTATGACATATTGAACGAGTTTCAGAAAGGGAGTAGCCATATGGCTGCTGTTGTGAAGGCTAGACCAAAGAATCCTCCAGCCGACACAACTGAACCAAACATGGAAGCAGCTGGGGCAACACAGCTGACTGCACCCTTACTATCCAATGCTGAAGAAAGGGCGGAAAGTGTGGTTGTCGACATTGAAGCACCGCATAGCAGGCAGACTAATGGAAACAAACACCACTCTGTGCAGCAAAACGATAAGCCATCGAATGGAGTGGGTCGGTCATCAGAGGACATAGAGGAAGGCGAGGTCATTGGTATCATCACACTTGAAGATGTATTTGAAGAACTCTTGCAG GAAGAGATAGTGGATGAAACCGACGAATATGTTGATGTTCATAAAAG GATCCGGgtagctgctgctgctgccgcgtCATCAGTTGCAAGGGCTCCATCAGTTAGAAGATTAACTGCTCAAAAGGCTTCC GGAGCGCAGAGCCGGCAAGGGCAGGCTGGACAGCCTGCTGGAATTTTGAAAAAGCCTGCTACTGAAGGTGATTCAAACCCATCAAAACAGGTGAACCTTGTCGAACCTCTGCTGGAAAATAGGAGGTAA
- the LOC125516988 gene encoding uncharacterized protein LOC125516988, whose product MTMSGRYVAATGALMACGHCGGLRRVRMEGEFVSCDSCGKVLQQRGRKQRAVEVEARRRRRWLGGRKRRDGRAAAGGGGMVVGREASDAESDTGCVCFVESSS is encoded by the coding sequence ATGACGATGTCCGGGCGGTACGTCGCGGCCACGGGCGCCCTCATGGCGTGCGGCCACTGCGGCGGCCTCCGACGCGTCAGGATGGAGGGCGAGTTCGTCTCCTGCGACTCGTGCGGAAAGGTCCTGCAGCAGCGGGGCCGGAAGCAGCGCGCCGTGGAGGTGgaggctcggcggcggcggcgctggttGGGGGGCAGGAAGAGACGGGACGGCCGCGCGGCGGCCGGTGGCGGAGGCATGGTCGTCGGACGGGAGGCATCTGATGCCGAGTCCGACACTGGTTGTGTTTGTTTCGTGGAATCGTCGTCGTAG